One stretch of Vulpes lagopus strain Blue_001 chromosome 12, ASM1834538v1, whole genome shotgun sequence DNA includes these proteins:
- the GNGT2 gene encoding guanine nucleotide-binding protein G(I)/G(S)/G(O) subunit gamma-T2, with the protein MAQELSEKELLKMEVEQLKKEVRNPRALISKTGKEIKDYVEAEAGNDPLLKGIPEDKNPFKEKGGCMIS; encoded by the exons ATGGCCCAGGAGCTCAGCGAGAAGGAGCTACTGAAGATGGAGGTGGAACAGCTGAAGAAGGAAGTGAGGAACCCAAGAGCTCTG ATTTCCAAGACAGGAAAGGAAATCAAGGATTATGTGGAGGCTGAAGCAGGAAACGACCCTCTCCTCAAAGGCATCCCTGAAGACAAGAATCCCTTCAAGGAAAAAGGTGGTTGTATGATAAGCTGA